The sequence ATAAAGTTCATTCGGATCATTCTCTGTATCGTAAAGCTCTTCAACTGGTTTGGTTTGAAATGCAATACTTTGCAAATCGTTACACTTCCCGGCCAAATAATAATCTTCCCATGATTGTGCAGAACGGGCATTGAACAAAAATGCCAGATGTTGCAGATAAATCCTGAATGGCATATAATTTCGGATGTAACGATACTTTTTATCACGCACGGCACGACTCATATCAATACGTTCGTCCATCCGGCTGCGGGTCATATGAATATACTCAGGCTCGGGTTCTACTGCATTTCCAAGAAAAGCGTTGCCCTGCATGTAATCCGGTTTTTCAGCTCCGATAATGCTAAGTAAAGTTGGAGCAAGATCCACAAAACTAATGTTGCGATCTACAGCATCGCCCAGTTTTTCTGCCGGAAAATATTGTTTGTACTTTGCAGGAATGCGAACAATAAATGGCACCCAAGTCCCTGTTTCAAATATGTAGCGTTTACTGCGTGCCAGCACTCCACCATGATCGGCATAATAGAAAACAATGGTATTTTCTGCCAGTCCGCTTTCTTCCAGTTCTTTCAGCAAGTCGCCAACCTGCGCATCCATATCCTCCATTTTATCATAGTACTGCGCCCAATCGTGGCGCATTGCTTTAGTATCAGGATGCTGCGGTGGTAAAACCACATCTTCCGGTTTGTGCCTCAATTCGACATCAGGAGTAAAAGGAAAAAGCTGGCTTTCGTGGGTTGTCATTAAATTGAATATAGCGAAAAATGGTTTCCCTTCCGGACTGTTTTTCCAATGTGCTGTATTACTACACTCGTCCCACATGCCGTTGTAATCTCCTGCAAAATTGTAATCCGTTTTAACATTGTTGGTGCAGTAGTAGCCGGCTTTTCGTAAGAGCTCGGGATAAGGAATAACAGATTCCGATTTCGGATAAGTACTCCGCATTTGCTCATTCCCATTCGAAGCGGCATAAACACCGGTAATAATCGTATTTCGGGCAGGCGAACAAACCGGGCAGTTAGCAAAAGCATGCGTATAACGGAAACCGTCTGAGGCCAGTTTATCGAGGGTTGGCGTGGTTGCAAAAGCATCGCCGTAACAGCCTAAAAACGGACTGTTATCCTCGCTGGTGATCCATAAAATGTTGGGGCTAGAATTTTGTTGCTGCGCATGTGTATCCATTGAGAAGATACAAGAAAGTACAAAAAGCAGTACGTTTAGCTGAAAGATGAAATTTTTCATTCCTATAAAATTCTATATTAATTTAGGTAACTCTAGTTTACTTTAATTAGTTTCAGCAGTTTTTAAATATTCAACAACCTGAGTATGTCCATTTGCCTGAGCAAAATCTATTGCTCCATCTCCGTCAATATCTTTTAATTTGGCATTCGCATTGTACTTCAAAAGAATCTTAACATTTTCAAGATGCCCTTCGGCTGCAGCGAACATTAAAGCCGAAAAATGCTCTTCATTGTCCTGAACATCAATTTCAGCACCTTTGTCAAGAAGCAGTTTTACCGTTTCAGGAAATGGCCCGGAGGCCGCAAACAACAATGCACTTCTACCGTTAATATCAACTAAATTTATATCAGCATTGTACTTTAAAAGTTCTTCTACAATTTGTTTCGCACCGTTAAAAGAAGCAAACATTAAAGCCGTTCGCTTGTTCTCGTCTTTGAAATTTACATCAGCACCACCTTTCAAATACTCCTTAACTTTAATGACATCTCCGCTTTGAGTTGATGACAACATAAGAACTGACAATTGAGCATTCTCGATCGTAGTCGGTGTTTTCATTTCTGAGCCCGTTTCAACTTTTTCCTTTTTTATTCCGGAACAACTTAATAAAACCACGGAAAGTAGAAATGGAATAAGCTTCATCTGCATTTTACAAATTACCATATACTAAAACGGTTTTAATGAGCTTGTGGTGCAAACAATTTTTGCATCTGTTCAGGCGTTAGTTTCCAATACTCAATCATTGGATTCTCCTTCACCTTTTCATTATATTCTTCTATGAACTTATCATTCAATTCATCACTGTCCTCATATTTTGTCCTTAATTCTTCCAGTTGTTTATGAAGTTCAGCCTGTACAGTAACATAAGCCGGATCATCGTATTTGTTCTGCATCTCGTTTGGATCTTTCTCCAGATCATACAATTCCCATTTATCCATATCGTAGTAAAAATGGATTAGTTTATATTTAGAAGTTGTAATCCCGTAATGACGCATCACATTGTGCTCCGACGGATGCTCGTAGTAATGATAATAATGTGCTTTGCGCCAGTCATCCGGTGTTTCGCCTTTTAAGATCGGAAGGATACTTTTTCCTTGCATATCCGCAGGTACTTCACCGCCGGCAATATCGATTAATGTTTCGCCAAAATCAAGATTTGAAACCAAATCGTTGTTTACTGAACCGGGTTCAATATTACCCGGCCAACTTATCAGTAACGGAGTATTCAGAGATTCTTTGTACATCCATCGTTTATCGAACCAACCGTGCTCTCCAAGGTAAAATCCCTGATCAGAAGAATAAATCACTATTGTATTCTTATCCAGGTCACTTTCTTTCAAATAATCCAATACTTTGCCTACACTTTTATCCACTGCTGAGATACAGGCCAGATAATCACGCATGTAACGTTGAAATTTAAAACGAACCAAATCTTTACCCTGTGGATTTTCCTTTTTGAATTCTTCGTAGATCGGTTTATAAACAGCATCCCAGGCTTTCAACTGCTCCTCGTTCAATCCGCCTCTTGGTTGATTTGACATTTTGAGATCTCGGTCGAGTGTCATGGCATCTGCAATACTCATGTAGTTTAACGATGCAGGTTCCCTTGTTTCATAATCATCAAAAAGTGATTCAGGTTCAGGGAAAGTAGTGTTCTCGTACATCCCCAATTCGTTTGGCCCGGGATCCCATGCCCGGTGAGGTGCTTTGTGCCACATCATTACCATAAACGGCTGTGTCGAATCCTTTACCGATTGTAACCAATTAATGGTTTTGTCGGTGATGACCTCAGTGGTGTAACCTTCCATTTGGTATTGGCCGTCCTTGTTTATAAAAGTAGGATTGTAGTATGCCCCCTGTCCCGGAAGGATATCAGAATAATCAAAACCTGTTGGTGTTCCTCCAAGATGTAGCTTACCAATTACAGCTGTTTTATATCCAATTTTCTGCAGTTCTTTTGGAAACGAATTCTGGCTAAAGTCGAATTTCGATCCCATGGTGTTATCGATAAAACCATTTTTATGGCTGTACTTTCCGGTAAAAATGGTTGCTCTCGAAGGACCACAAATCGAATTGGTAACCATACACTGATTAAAGCGCATTCCTGCATCCGCGATTCGATCTATGTTCGGCGTAGGTGCCAAATCAGCTAACGGCCCTCCATAAGCACTAATTGCCTGAAAAGCATGGTCGTCAGCCATAATGAAAAGAATATTGGGGCGTTGCAGAGTCTGTTCTTCCTGTTGTGTACTACAAGCAAATAAAAATGTAGTGATCAATAACAAAACAATAAAAACTGATACAAACCTGTTTTTCATAAGTTTAAATTCATTTTTTATTTTCATAATGAGATATTATAATGGTTTTTTCTTCAAAAAAAGTAGTTCTAAAGTTTAATATAACTACGAATAAAATGTAATACTATCGATGGTAGAGAACATGTTCCAGCGCTTCCATTTCGGTTTGCTGGCCTTTGTCTCCTTGTTGATCCATCCATTGGTGCAATTTATCGCTAAGATCCTTTTTTATGGCCGCATATTTCGGATTGCTGGCAATATTATTCATTTCGTAAGGATCATTTTTTAAATCGTATAATTCTTCGGCAGGCCGGTGCTGGTATCTGTATGATAATGATTCTGCAAATTCATCGGTTTCCCCTTTTTCTTGCCACGAATTAAAAACAACCCCCTTTACTGGATCAACGGTTAAATTATTCTGAAAAGTTGCTTCGGGCGTAAGGTTTAAAACATATCTGAAATCTGCTGAACTTATTGTCCTGATTCCATAATATTCTGATCCGTTCACGATACCTCGTGTAGTATGTACGCCATAAACATACTTTTTATGCTCATTCTTCTCGCCTTTCAACAACGGCAGAAAACTTTTTCCTTCGAGGTAATCCGGAATTTCAATCCCGGCAATATCCAGATAGGTAGGAACCACATCCACATATTCGATCATCGCATCGCTATTGGAACCTGGTTTTATTACCTCAGGCCATCTTACCAAAAATGCAGACTGCAATCCATTTCCATAGCAGGTCCATTTGGCAAAAGGAAAGCTATTTCCCTGTTCGCTGGTAAAAATGACGATAGTATTTTCTGAAAATCCGTATTTATCCAACAGTTCCAGACTGGTTTTAAACTCGTCATCCATATAATCTATTTCAGCAAGGTATTTTATAAAAGAAGCCCTTGTTTCCTCGGTATCAACAAAATAAGGAGGCAAGGTAACTTTTGCCGGATCGTAATTCGACGGATCACCTTTGGTATAAGGCAAATGAGGTTGATGTGAGCACACGAAAAGGCAAAAAGGATCCTCATTTTCTTTTACACCCGAAAGAAACTTATCCATTAGTTCAAAATCAAGATCATCCACCATGGCATCACCAAGATACTCGAAAGGAAATGCTTCCGGTGGACTTATATGTGTTTTTCCAAGAAGAGCGGATTTGTATCCTTTTGGAGCCATGTACTGCACAATGCTTTGGGTTCCTTCTTTAACAAACGTACTATTGGGATATCCACCTGATTTTACGGGATACAAGCCTGTATACAAACAAGTTCGCGTAGGAGAACACATAGCGGTAGCCTGAAAACAACGAGAAAACTGCATTCCTTCTTTTGCAAATGCATCAATCGTTGGTGTTTTCGCGTTGATGCCTCCATAGCATCCCAAATCGCGGAAAGTACAATCATCAGCAATAAACAGCAAAATATTAGGTTGCTGTTTCTGTTTTTCTGTGGCAAAAGAAATCTGAACCAGAAATAAAAGAAGAAGGATAAGTTTAGTCTTGTGATTCATTCTGAAACTCTTTTTAATACATATATAATCGTTTAAATCAAATCCTTCAATCCTTGTCATTATTCCTATTTTGGCGATACATCGCTGGAATTTTAAAATATTCCTTAGTCGGAATAGAAGGATCCCATTTGGGCAATTTGTCGATCTCTGCTTTCAATTTTAAGTAAACTTCTTTTTGTTCTGCTGTAAGCGAATTCAGGGCAATTGGATATTTCTCCAAAATATCTTCTGCCAGATAATAAAATTTTCCATCCTGATAAAGTTTATAATCCAGTGTTCTGGCGAACTGATTGGCGTTTTTCTGAACATTTGGTGCCCACATCGGATTGTAATGAACTACGGCTGTTTCACGATCGATATATTTCTCCCCTTTTAATAAAGACAGAAAACTTATACCGTCGTTAAACTCTGTTTTTTCAGAACCAACATCAGCTATTGTTGGGAAGAAATCGCAAAACTCAATCAATCCTTCGTGATGACTTGCTTCCTCTATTTCTTCCGGCCAGCTTATAATAAGAGGAACATGTGTTCCTGCATCGGTGGTAGTGCCTTTACCTCCTACAATATTACCATGATCTGTTTTTGTCGTGATTGATGATAATGTTCCGTTATCTCCTGTAAAAATTACGATAGTATTATCAAAGAGATCCAATTCTTTCAATTTAACTACTACTTTTCCAACCATTTTATCGGCATAGGCAACCATATCTTTAAAATAGGCTGTATCATTTTTATACCTCATGTCAGGATGAATCCAGTCTTTGGAATCTGGTGTTGGCACAAACGGATCGTGTACAAGAACCATTGGATAGTAAATAAAGAATGGCTCGTTCTTTTTACGATCAATAAAATCAAGAACGAAGTCGTTGAAAATATCAGGGCCGTAAGCATCTTCTGGTAAATCAAGTACAGTCCCATTTCTATCTATTTTGGGATTGGCATATCTCTCACCCTCCTGACGGTTTAAAGTAAACTGCCACAAACAAAATTCATCGAATCCGAGTTTGTTAGGTTTATCTTTATCATCCCAATCTTTAATAACATCCTTATTCTCCAGACCGTTTAACTGCCATTTACCACTGATACAGGTTGAGTAACCTGCCCTTCTCATAATATTTCCAAAAGTGTCGTGGTCGTTATCGATATAAGCAAAATGCTCGTAATTACGGAAATTACGTAAGCCCGTCATTAGCTTTAAACGTGTAGGGGAGCATAATGGATTGGACACACAATTCTCAAACTGAATTCCGTTTGACGCCAGGTTATCTATTTGTGGAGTTTTATACGAGAGAGCACCATACGATCCAACACATTCGTACCCCATGTCATCGACCAGGATAAAAACAATATTCGGCTTATCTTTTGCTTCTGCATTCAGAAATATTAATGATGTGATTACAAACATCAATACCTGTTTCATTTTATTTATTGATCGCATAACTTTAGTTGTTTTTATTCTCATTCAATTTAATACTTATTTTATCCTTACAACTTATCGATAAAAGCTGCTTCTCTTACATTTTCGCCTTTCTGTTTTGTAAGTGCATCACCAAGATCCAGACGTGCTTCATCTGCAATTTTTAATAGCTTCTCCACCATCTCCGGATATTGATCCTGCAAATCATAATCCTCGCTGGGATCTTGCGCCGTATTATACAGAGCCATCGGAAATGAAATCATACCATACTCTCCAGGGTAACCATCTTTCCCTTGTGGTTTTTCGTAGTATGAAAGGCCATTATGTGGTAAAACAAGTTTCCAGTTTTTATATCGAACTGCCTCCAGATTTGCCATGCCAAATCCCCAATAGTAGTAGAATTCCTCACGTTTACCTGTTTCCTGTTTATCGAGAAGCAAGGGTAAAAAGTTAATCCCGTCTATCTTCTTTTCAGGGAGTTGAGCTCCTGTAATTTCACATAAAGTAGGCAAAATATCGATATTGCTTACCAGCTGACTATTTACAGTTCCTCCCTCAATTTTACCGGGCCATTTTATAATACATGGGACTCTGTTCCCACCATCAAACGTTGTATTTTTGCCTTCGCGAAATCCGCCTGTAGAACCTGCATGATTACCAAAATTCTTCCAAGGGCCATTATCGCTAGTCATTATCACAATCGTATTGTCATCAATACCATTTTCTTTTAACGCTTTTTCTATTTCGCCTACTGACCAATCCAATTCTGAAATAACATCACCGAATAATCCAAGTTCGCTACTTCCTTTATGCAAATCGGAGACAGCAATTGGGACATGTGGCATCGGATGTGCCAAGTAAAGGAAGAATGGATTTTCTTTCTTGGCATTGGCATTAATTATCTTTACAGCTCGATCAGTAAAAATCGTAGTTAATTTCGCCTGATCGTTCAAATCTGCAATCGTATCTACTGGTTCATTCCCATCAATTAATTTCAATGGAGGCCAATTTCCTTTTCTATTGTTTGGATCAGTTACCGGTTTACCATCATAATCAACTGGCCAAATATCATTTGAATATGGAATACCATAAAAACTATCAAAACCATAGCTTAATGGAAAATATGGAGCTTCATTTCCCAAATGCCATTTTCCTAACATGGCAGTAGAATATCCAATTTCTTTTAATGTAGATGCGATGGTTTCTTCTTCAGGATTTAATGCAATTCTACTGGTTGGTAACAATGCTCCATTGATACCAACACGACATGAATAACATCCGGTTAACAAGGAAGCTCTTGATGCTGAACAAACTGCGCTACCTGCCATAAAATTGGTAAAACGCATTCCTTCCTGTGAAAGTTTATTTATATTCGGTGTACGGATACCGGTCATTCCATAAGGTTCAGTATCCCCATATCCCATATCATCAAAAAAGACAATAATGATATTTGGATTTCTTGTCTGTGTATTCTTTTCGACGGAGCAGCCTCCAAGAATGAGACTAAGTATAAATAGTATAGAAAATATCTTCATGTTTCTAATTTTTATTATCAGGTTTCGTAACAGTAACACTTTTCGGCGTAACTGCTGCCGCTTTAACTCTTTCAGTCAGTTTTATATCAAGTTCTTTGATCAGGTCTGCAAACCGTGAATCTTTTGCCAGGTTATGCATCTCAGCAGGATCTGCTTGACGATCATAGAATTCAATTAAATCAGGCCCACCTTCTTCCCAGCGGGTATAGCGGTATTTACATGTTCTTAATGTATATCCGTAAGTTGGTGTAGTATAACGACTCATGTATTCGTTGTTGACTTCAGACAGTGCATTTTCCCTTATAATCGTGGATGCATCCTTCAAAATAGGAACCATACTTTTGCCCATCACATGTTCCGGAATCGTTAATCCAGCCAATTCGGAAAGTGTAGGGTAGAAATCAATCATTTCCACAATTGAGTTAGTAACTTGCCCTTTTGTACTTTGCCCCGGATAGGAAATCACCAAAGGCATGCGATCTGAGTTTTCAAACAAAGTCATTTTCTGATAATAACCGTGTTCGCCCAAATGGTAACCATGATCGGAAGTAAATAAAATAATCGTATTTTCACGTAGGCCCAATTGATCCAACGCATCCAGAACACGTCCTACCTGTGCATCCATAAATGAAATCGTGGCATAATAACCTTGAATAGCTGAACGTGCTGTACTATCCGGCAGATCATTTTGAGCCTTCCATCTTCTCATCAAGTCCTTAGCTGGCTTCGGAATGGTTTCAAAATACCCTTCAGGTACCTCAGG comes from uncultured Draconibacterium sp. and encodes:
- a CDS encoding sulfatase, giving the protein MNHKTKLILLLLFLVQISFATEKQKQQPNILLFIADDCTFRDLGCYGGINAKTPTIDAFAKEGMQFSRCFQATAMCSPTRTCLYTGLYPVKSGGYPNSTFVKEGTQSIVQYMAPKGYKSALLGKTHISPPEAFPFEYLGDAMVDDLDFELMDKFLSGVKENEDPFCLFVCSHQPHLPYTKGDPSNYDPAKVTLPPYFVDTEETRASFIKYLAEIDYMDDEFKTSLELLDKYGFSENTIVIFTSEQGNSFPFAKWTCYGNGLQSAFLVRWPEVIKPGSNSDAMIEYVDVVPTYLDIAGIEIPDYLEGKSFLPLLKGEKNEHKKYVYGVHTTRGIVNGSEYYGIRTISSADFRYVLNLTPEATFQNNLTVDPVKGVVFNSWQEKGETDEFAESLSYRYQHRPAEELYDLKNDPYEMNNIASNPKYAAIKKDLSDKLHQWMDQQGDKGQQTEMEALEHVLYHR
- a CDS encoding sulfatase codes for the protein MKIFSILFILSLILGGCSVEKNTQTRNPNIIIVFFDDMGYGDTEPYGMTGIRTPNINKLSQEGMRFTNFMAGSAVCSASRASLLTGCYSCRVGINGALLPTSRIALNPEEETIASTLKEIGYSTAMLGKWHLGNEAPYFPLSYGFDSFYGIPYSNDIWPVDYDGKPVTDPNNRKGNWPPLKLIDGNEPVDTIADLNDQAKLTTIFTDRAVKIINANAKKENPFFLYLAHPMPHVPIAVSDLHKGSSELGLFGDVISELDWSVGEIEKALKENGIDDNTIVIMTSDNGPWKNFGNHAGSTGGFREGKNTTFDGGNRVPCIIKWPGKIEGGTVNSQLVSNIDILPTLCEITGAQLPEKKIDGINFLPLLLDKQETGKREEFYYYWGFGMANLEAVRYKNWKLVLPHNGLSYYEKPQGKDGYPGEYGMISFPMALYNTAQDPSEDYDLQDQYPEMVEKLLKIADEARLDLGDALTKQKGENVREAAFIDKL
- a CDS encoding sulfatase, translated to MKNFIFQLNVLLFVLSCIFSMDTHAQQQNSSPNILWITSEDNSPFLGCYGDAFATTPTLDKLASDGFRYTHAFANCPVCSPARNTIITGVYAASNGNEQMRSTYPKSESVIPYPELLRKAGYYCTNNVKTDYNFAGDYNGMWDECSNTAHWKNSPEGKPFFAIFNLMTTHESQLFPFTPDVELRHKPEDVVLPPQHPDTKAMRHDWAQYYDKMEDMDAQVGDLLKELEESGLAENTIVFYYADHGGVLARSKRYIFETGTWVPFIVRIPAKYKQYFPAEKLGDAVDRNISFVDLAPTLLSIIGAEKPDYMQGNAFLGNAVEPEPEYIHMTRSRMDERIDMSRAVRDKKYRYIRNYMPFRIYLQHLAFLFNARSAQSWEDYYLAGKCNDLQSIAFQTKPVEELYDTENDPNELYNLADDPAYKDVLERMRKENFHWMKEIRDVALIPETEYVKRAGDGSMYDYMRSVDCPFEELLAAAELATQPGSGAIDEYVELLKNEDSALRYWGVTGLLIHIDNAETALPALKAAVGEDATATAVLIGETLLHLGETELAEKIFLRILNDDKRTMHERNWVLNSVDATDFRTPAIEKWIKDFYDSKIESAKGFALFASYDISMCKTILEKWNVIEKPTEGFSF
- a CDS encoding sulfatase-like hydrolase/transferase — translated: MRSINKMKQVLMFVITSLIFLNAEAKDKPNIVFILVDDMGYECVGSYGALSYKTPQIDNLASNGIQFENCVSNPLCSPTRLKLMTGLRNFRNYEHFAYIDNDHDTFGNIMRRAGYSTCISGKWQLNGLENKDVIKDWDDKDKPNKLGFDEFCLWQFTLNRQEGERYANPKIDRNGTVLDLPEDAYGPDIFNDFVLDFIDRKKNEPFFIYYPMVLVHDPFVPTPDSKDWIHPDMRYKNDTAYFKDMVAYADKMVGKVVVKLKELDLFDNTIVIFTGDNGTLSSITTKTDHGNIVGGKGTTTDAGTHVPLIISWPEEIEEASHHEGLIEFCDFFPTIADVGSEKTEFNDGISFLSLLKGEKYIDRETAVVHYNPMWAPNVQKNANQFARTLDYKLYQDGKFYYLAEDILEKYPIALNSLTAEQKEVYLKLKAEIDKLPKWDPSIPTKEYFKIPAMYRQNRNNDKD
- a CDS encoding ankyrin repeat domain-containing protein, translating into MKTPTTIENAQLSVLMLSSTQSGDVIKVKEYLKGGADVNFKDENKRTALMFASFNGAKQIVEELLKYNADINLVDINGRSALLFAASGPFPETVKLLLDKGAEIDVQDNEEHFSALMFAAAEGHLENVKILLKYNANAKLKDIDGDGAIDFAQANGHTQVVEYLKTAETN
- a CDS encoding sulfatase, encoding MKNRFVSVFIVLLLITTFLFACSTQQEEQTLQRPNILFIMADDHAFQAISAYGGPLADLAPTPNIDRIADAGMRFNQCMVTNSICGPSRATIFTGKYSHKNGFIDNTMGSKFDFSQNSFPKELQKIGYKTAVIGKLHLGGTPTGFDYSDILPGQGAYYNPTFINKDGQYQMEGYTTEVITDKTINWLQSVKDSTQPFMVMMWHKAPHRAWDPGPNELGMYENTTFPEPESLFDDYETREPASLNYMSIADAMTLDRDLKMSNQPRGGLNEEQLKAWDAVYKPIYEEFKKENPQGKDLVRFKFQRYMRDYLACISAVDKSVGKVLDYLKESDLDKNTIVIYSSDQGFYLGEHGWFDKRWMYKESLNTPLLISWPGNIEPGSVNNDLVSNLDFGETLIDIAGGEVPADMQGKSILPILKGETPDDWRKAHYYHYYEHPSEHNVMRHYGITTSKYKLIHFYYDMDKWELYDLEKDPNEMQNKYDDPAYVTVQAELHKQLEELRTKYEDSDELNDKFIEEYNEKVKENPMIEYWKLTPEQMQKLFAPQAH
- a CDS encoding sulfatase — protein: MKQFLVLFIFVLGLTSTVNAQKKPMNVLFIISDDLNCDFSTYGHYMVKTPNIDKLAGDGLVFNNAFTNFPLCAPSRASFMTGLYPDQTGLKDLNTLVRERVPDVVTMSQNFMNNGYTAARVGKLYHYGNPSEIGTPGHDDPPSWNITVNPRGRDKDEEDKIFSITPGSNKMLGASLSWLAADGEDEEQTDGIVATESIKLLKQFAKQDNPFFLGVGFYKPHTPYVAPKKYFEMYPKDDIQVPEVPEGYFETIPKPAKDLMRRWKAQNDLPDSTARSAIQGYYATISFMDAQVGRVLDALDQLGLRENTIILFTSDHGYHLGEHGYYQKMTLFENSDRMPLVISYPGQSTKGQVTNSIVEMIDFYPTLSELAGLTIPEHVMGKSMVPILKDASTIIRENALSEVNNEYMSRYTTPTYGYTLRTCKYRYTRWEEGGPDLIEFYDRQADPAEMHNLAKDSRFADLIKELDIKLTERVKAAAVTPKSVTVTKPDNKN